One Comamonas endophytica DNA window includes the following coding sequences:
- the dxs gene encoding 1-deoxy-D-xylulose-5-phosphate synthase, translating to MSTNSYPLLQTVNSPADLRGFTRTQLKTLAAELRSYVLDSVSRTGGHLSSNLGTVELTVALHAVFDTPEDRLVWDVGHQTYPHKILTGRRERMASLRQLGGLSGFPLRSESEYDTFGTAHSSTSISAALGMALAAKRKGEKRRAVAIIGDGAMTAGMAFEALNNAGVADANLLVILNDNDMSISPPVGALNRYLAQLMSGQFYAKARDMGKSVLKQVPPLLELAKRLEQSAKGMVVPATLFENFGFNYIGPIDGHDLDSLIPTLENIKGLEGPQFLHVVTKKGQGYKLAEADPVTYHGPGKFDPKVGIVKPATPPKATFTQVFGRWLCDMAAHDERLVGITPAMREGSGMVEFEQRFPLRYYDVGIAEQHAVTFAAGMACEGVKPVVAIYSTFLQRGYDQLIHDVALQNLPVVFALDRAGLVGADGATHAGAYDIPFVRCIPNMSMACPADERELRQLLSTAFAQNHPVAVRYPRGSGAGIEPLASLEGLPFGKGEIRRESGKVATAGPRIAILSFGSLLYPALEAAEALDATVVNMRWAKPLDVELLLEVAARHDALVTLEEGAIMGGAGSAVLEALQAARVPRPVLQLGLPDQFIEHGDPARLLALQGLDAAGITQSVRARFLAD from the coding sequence ATGTCCACGAATTCCTATCCCTTGCTGCAGACCGTGAACAGTCCTGCGGACCTGCGCGGCTTCACCCGCACCCAGCTCAAGACGCTGGCCGCGGAGCTGCGCAGCTATGTGCTCGACAGCGTGTCGCGCACCGGCGGCCACCTCAGCTCCAACCTGGGCACGGTGGAGCTCACGGTGGCGCTGCACGCGGTGTTCGACACGCCCGAAGACCGGCTGGTCTGGGACGTGGGCCACCAGACCTATCCGCACAAGATCCTGACCGGTCGGCGCGAGCGCATGGCCAGCCTGCGCCAGCTCGGCGGCCTGTCGGGTTTTCCGCTGCGCAGCGAAAGCGAATACGACACCTTCGGTACCGCGCATTCCTCGACCAGCATCTCGGCGGCGCTGGGCATGGCGCTGGCCGCCAAGCGCAAGGGCGAGAAGCGCCGCGCGGTGGCGATCATCGGCGACGGCGCGATGACGGCGGGCATGGCCTTCGAGGCGCTGAACAACGCCGGTGTGGCCGACGCCAACCTGCTGGTGATCCTCAACGACAACGACATGAGCATCAGCCCGCCGGTGGGCGCGCTCAACCGCTACCTCGCGCAGCTGATGAGCGGCCAGTTCTACGCCAAGGCGCGCGACATGGGCAAGAGCGTGCTCAAGCAGGTGCCGCCGCTGCTGGAACTCGCCAAGCGCCTTGAGCAGTCGGCCAAGGGCATGGTCGTGCCGGCCACGCTGTTCGAGAACTTCGGCTTCAACTACATCGGCCCGATCGACGGCCACGACCTCGACTCGCTGATCCCCACCCTGGAAAACATCAAGGGCCTCGAAGGCCCGCAGTTCCTGCATGTGGTGACCAAGAAGGGCCAGGGCTACAAGCTGGCCGAGGCCGATCCCGTCACCTACCATGGCCCGGGCAAGTTCGATCCCAAGGTCGGCATCGTCAAGCCCGCGACGCCGCCCAAGGCGACCTTCACGCAGGTCTTCGGCCGCTGGCTGTGCGACATGGCGGCCCATGACGAGCGCCTGGTGGGCATCACGCCGGCCATGCGCGAGGGCTCGGGCATGGTCGAGTTCGAGCAGCGCTTTCCGCTGCGCTACTACGACGTGGGCATCGCCGAGCAGCATGCGGTCACTTTCGCGGCCGGCATGGCCTGCGAGGGCGTCAAGCCGGTGGTCGCGATCTATTCGACCTTCCTGCAGCGCGGCTACGACCAACTGATCCACGACGTGGCGCTGCAGAACCTGCCGGTGGTATTTGCACTGGACCGCGCCGGCTTGGTCGGCGCCGATGGCGCGACCCATGCCGGGGCCTACGACATTCCCTTCGTGCGCTGCATTCCCAACATGTCGATGGCCTGCCCGGCGGACGAGCGTGAGCTGCGCCAGCTGCTGAGCACGGCCTTTGCGCAGAACCACCCGGTTGCCGTGCGCTATCCGCGCGGCAGCGGCGCGGGCATCGAGCCCCTGGCCAGCCTGGAAGGCCTGCCCTTCGGCAAGGGCGAGATCCGGCGCGAGTCCGGCAAGGTCGCCACCGCCGGGCCACGCATCGCGATCCTGTCCTTCGGCAGCCTGCTGTATCCCGCGCTGGAAGCCGCCGAGGCGCTGGATGCCACCGTCGTGAACATGCGCTGGGCCAAGCCGCTCGACGTGGAACTGCTGCTCGAGGTGGCGGCGCGCCACGACGCGCTCGTGACGCTGGAAGAGGGCGCCATCATGGGCGGCGCCGGCAGCGCCGTGCTCGAAGCCCTGCAGGCGGCGCGCGTGCCGCGCCCGGTGCTGCAGCTGGGCCTGCCGGACCAGTTCATCGAGCATGGCGACCCGGCGCGGCTGCTGGCGCTGCAGGGGCTCGACGCGGCCGGCATCACGCAGTCGGTGCGGGCGCGGTTTCTGGCGGATTGA